A part of Catharus ustulatus isolate bCatUst1 chromosome 8, bCatUst1.pri.v2, whole genome shotgun sequence genomic DNA contains:
- the FOXI2 gene encoding forkhead box protein I2 translates to MHPFGPAPPCRDPRDSGGCSAPFPQPPAANPYLWPAGPAAPSLPSGAVLAAGTERGWPGMSPLSPARPPYSYSALIAMAIHCSPGRRRTLSQIYQFVADNFPFYRRARAGWQNSIRHNLSLNECFRKVPRGEDEPGKGSYWTLDPNCEKMFDNGNFRRRRKRRAEAAGAGQGAGDSGGDQRVARPPPPEATVTGFTPS, encoded by the exons ATGCACCCCTTCGGGCCGGCCCCTCCGTGCCGGGACCCGCGGGACTCGGGGGGATGCTCGGCTCCCTTCCCGCAGCCTCCCGCAGCCAACCCGTACCTGTggccggccggccccgccgctccgaGCCTGCCCTCGGGGGCCGTGCTGGCCGCGGGCACGGAGCGGGGGTGGCCGGGGATGTCACCGCTGTCGCCAGCCCGGCCGCCCTACTCGTACTCGGCGCTGATCGCCATGGCCATCCActgctcgcccggccggcgccgcacGCTCAGCCAGATCTACCAGTTCGTGGCCGACAATTTCCCCTTCTACCGGCGCGCCAGGGCGGGCTGGCAGAACTCCATCCGCCACAACCTGTCCCTCAACGAGTGCTTCAGGAAGGTGCCGAGGGGCGAGGACGAGCCGG GCAAAGGCAGCTACTGGACGCTGGACCCCAACTGCGAGAAGATGTTCGACAACGGGAAtttcaggaggaggaggaagcggCGAGCGGAGGCGGCCGGAGCGGGGCAGGGAGCCGGGGACAGCGGTGGCGATCAGCGGGTGGCACGGCCACCTCCGCCCGAGGCCACCGTCACCGGCTTCACCCCCAGCTGA